One Mycolicibacterium sarraceniae genomic window carries:
- a CDS encoding MFS transporter: MPVDTISTVRRWMMLVIALFATLSANVFINGAAFLIPTLHNTMGLDLAKAGLVSAMPSFGMVVTLILWGYVVDRVGERFVLSIGSALTAAAALAAASSHSLILVGTFLFLGGMAAASSNSASGRLVVGWFPPQQRGLVMGIRQTAQPLGVAVGALVIPRLAQTYGVGLALLFPAVICGVAALVCAVAVADPPRPPRAEAPAEHLANPYRGSALLWRIHAVSVLLVVPQCVVWTFALVWLIVDRGWPAESAGVLVMFAQLLGALGRVTAGRWSDWLGLRLRPIRMIAAAAAAAMLTLALTDAQHWTLSIAVMVAASVITVVDNGLAFTAIAEIAGPFWSGRALGAQNTSQLLACGLAPPLFGALIAVVGYPVAFAVCALFPTLALPLVPADPPIRN; this comes from the coding sequence ATGCCCGTCGACACGATCAGCACCGTGCGGCGCTGGATGATGCTCGTCATCGCGTTGTTCGCGACCCTGTCCGCCAACGTCTTCATCAACGGCGCCGCCTTCCTCATCCCCACCCTGCACAACACGATGGGCCTCGACCTGGCCAAAGCCGGCCTGGTGTCGGCGATGCCGAGTTTCGGCATGGTGGTGACCCTGATCCTGTGGGGTTACGTGGTGGACCGCGTCGGCGAACGCTTCGTGTTGTCGATCGGCTCCGCCTTGACCGCTGCGGCGGCACTGGCAGCGGCCTCGTCACATTCGCTGATCCTGGTGGGCACCTTCCTGTTCCTCGGCGGAATGGCCGCGGCCAGCAGCAATTCGGCCAGTGGACGGCTGGTGGTCGGGTGGTTTCCGCCACAGCAGCGCGGACTGGTGATGGGCATCCGGCAGACCGCTCAGCCGCTCGGTGTTGCGGTCGGCGCGTTGGTCATACCGCGTCTGGCCCAGACGTACGGTGTGGGGCTGGCACTGCTGTTCCCGGCCGTCATATGCGGGGTGGCCGCACTGGTGTGCGCGGTCGCGGTGGCCGATCCGCCGCGGCCCCCGCGCGCCGAGGCTCCCGCCGAGCACCTGGCCAACCCCTACCGCGGGTCAGCCCTGCTGTGGCGGATCCACGCGGTGTCTGTGCTTCTGGTGGTGCCTCAATGCGTAGTGTGGACGTTCGCCCTGGTGTGGTTGATCGTCGACCGCGGCTGGCCAGCCGAATCAGCCGGTGTGCTGGTGATGTTCGCGCAGCTTCTCGGAGCGCTGGGCCGTGTCACCGCCGGACGGTGGTCGGATTGGCTCGGCTTGCGGCTACGGCCGATCCGCATGATCGCGGCCGCCGCGGCCGCGGCCATGTTGACGCTGGCGCTCACCGATGCGCAGCACTGGACGCTGAGCATCGCGGTGATGGTCGCAGCGTCGGTGATCACGGTGGTCGACAACGGGCTGGCGTTCACTGCGATCGCCGAGATCGCGGGGCCGTTCTGGAGCGGACGAGCCTTGGGCGCGCAGAACACCAGCCAACTGTTGGCATGCGGGCTCGCCCCGCCGTTGTTCGGCGCGCTGATCGCCGTGGTGGGCTACCCGGTGGCGTTCGCAGTGTGCGCACTGTTCCCGACGCTGGCGCTGCCGCTGGTTCCGGCGGACCCGCCGATCCGGAACTAA
- a CDS encoding 3-isopropylmalate dehydrogenase, whose amino-acid sequence MKLAVIAGDGIGPEVIDEALQVLDVVLPGVDKTEYDLGARRYHATGELLTAETIEELKGYDAILLGAIGDPSVPSGVLERGLLLKLRFALDHHVNLRPGRLYSGVSSPLAGVTNIDFVVVREGTEGPYTGNGGALRVGTPHEVATEVSVNTAFGVERVVRDAFARAQSRRKHLTLVHKTNVLTFAGSLWSRVVAEVGKEYADVEVAYQHIDAATIHLVTDPGRFDVIVTDNLFGDIITDLAAAVCGGIGLAASGNIDATRTNPSMFEPVHGSAPDIAGQGIADPTAAVMSVALLLRHVGEEAAAARVDTAVANHLATRGDATCSTREVGDRIRVAL is encoded by the coding sequence ATGAAGTTGGCGGTTATCGCGGGCGACGGGATCGGCCCGGAGGTCATCGACGAAGCGCTGCAGGTGCTTGACGTGGTGCTGCCCGGTGTGGACAAGACCGAATACGACCTCGGTGCGCGCCGCTACCACGCGACCGGTGAATTGCTCACCGCGGAGACCATCGAAGAACTCAAGGGCTACGACGCGATCCTGCTCGGCGCGATCGGCGATCCCTCGGTGCCCAGCGGCGTGCTCGAGCGCGGCCTGTTGCTCAAACTCCGCTTCGCGCTGGACCATCACGTCAACCTGCGGCCGGGCCGGCTCTATTCCGGCGTCAGCAGCCCGCTTGCCGGCGTGACGAATATCGATTTCGTCGTGGTGCGTGAGGGCACCGAAGGCCCCTACACCGGTAACGGCGGCGCGCTGCGCGTCGGCACGCCGCACGAGGTGGCCACCGAGGTCAGCGTCAACACCGCCTTCGGTGTCGAGCGGGTGGTGCGTGACGCGTTCGCCCGCGCACAGTCCCGGCGCAAGCACCTGACTCTGGTGCACAAGACCAACGTGCTGACCTTCGCGGGCAGCCTCTGGTCGCGGGTGGTCGCCGAGGTCGGCAAGGAGTATGCGGACGTCGAGGTCGCCTATCAGCACATCGACGCCGCCACCATCCATCTGGTCACCGACCCGGGGCGCTTCGATGTCATCGTCACCGACAACCTGTTCGGCGACATCATCACCGACTTGGCCGCGGCGGTGTGCGGCGGAATCGGCCTGGCCGCCAGCGGCAATATCGATGCCACCCGGACCAATCCGTCGATGTTCGAACCCGTCCACGGCAGCGCGCCCGATATCGCCGGCCAGGGCATCGCCGACCCGACGGCGGCAGTGATGTCGGTCGCCCTGCTGCTGCGCCACGTTGGCGAGGAGGCGGCGGCCGCCCGCGTCGACACGGCGGTCGCCAATCATCTGGCCACCCGCGGCGACGCGACGTGCTCGACGCGTGAGGTAGGTGACCGGATCCGCGTAGCGCTTTAG
- the serA gene encoding phosphoglycerate dehydrogenase, which translates to MNLPVVLIADKLAASTVEALGDQVEVRWVDGPDRPKLLAAVVDADALLVRSATTVDAEVMAAAPKLKIVARAGVGLDNVDVDAATAAGVLVVNAPTSNIHSAAEHALALLLSAARQIPAADATLREHTWKRSSFSGIEIFGKTVGVVGLGRIGQLVAQRLAAFGAHIVAYDPYVSAARAAQLGIELLSLDDLLTRADFISVHLPKTKETAGLIGKENLAKTKPGVIIVNAARGGLIDEQALADAITSGHVRAAGLDVFSTEPCTDSPLFELPQVVVTPHLGASTEEAQDRAGTDVAASVKLALAGKFVPDAVNVAGGVVGEEVAPWLDLVRKLGLLVGSLSDAAPVSLSVQARGELASEDVEVLKLSALRGLFSAVVDEQVTFVNAPALAKDRGVAADISTATESPNHRSVVDVRAVYADGSSFNVAGTLSGPQQVQKLVQINGRNFDLRAEGFNLVVNYSDQPGALGKIGTELGKADVNILAAQLSQDAGGESATIILRLDTDVPENVRVAIAEAVGATTLEVVDLS; encoded by the coding sequence GTGAATCTGCCCGTTGTATTGATCGCAGACAAGCTTGCCGCGTCGACCGTCGAGGCCCTGGGTGACCAGGTTGAAGTCCGCTGGGTCGACGGCCCGGACCGGCCGAAACTGCTCGCCGCGGTGGTCGATGCCGACGCGCTGCTGGTGCGCTCGGCCACCACCGTGGACGCCGAGGTCATGGCCGCCGCGCCCAAGCTGAAGATCGTCGCCCGCGCCGGTGTCGGCCTGGACAACGTCGACGTCGACGCCGCCACCGCGGCCGGGGTGCTGGTGGTCAACGCGCCCACGTCGAACATCCACAGCGCTGCCGAGCATGCCCTGGCACTGTTGCTATCGGCCGCGCGGCAGATTCCCGCCGCCGACGCCACGCTGCGCGAGCACACCTGGAAGCGCTCGTCGTTCTCGGGCATCGAGATCTTCGGCAAGACCGTCGGCGTGGTGGGCCTGGGCCGGATCGGGCAGCTCGTCGCGCAGCGGTTGGCCGCTTTCGGCGCCCATATCGTGGCCTACGACCCCTACGTGTCGGCGGCCCGCGCCGCCCAACTCGGTATCGAACTGCTCAGCCTTGACGATCTCTTGACCCGCGCCGATTTCATCTCCGTGCACCTGCCGAAGACCAAGGAAACCGCCGGCCTCATCGGCAAGGAAAACCTGGCCAAGACCAAACCCGGTGTGATCATCGTCAACGCCGCGCGCGGCGGGCTCATCGACGAGCAGGCCCTGGCCGACGCGATCACCAGTGGTCACGTCCGGGCCGCTGGACTCGATGTGTTCAGCACTGAGCCCTGCACCGACAGCCCGTTGTTCGAGCTGCCGCAGGTGGTCGTCACTCCGCATTTGGGCGCTTCCACTGAGGAGGCTCAGGACCGGGCGGGCACCGATGTCGCGGCGAGCGTGAAGCTGGCGCTGGCCGGCAAATTCGTCCCGGACGCGGTCAACGTCGCCGGCGGTGTGGTCGGCGAAGAAGTGGCACCGTGGCTGGACCTGGTGCGCAAGCTCGGCCTGCTGGTCGGTTCGCTGTCCGACGCCGCGCCGGTATCGCTGAGCGTGCAGGCTCGCGGCGAGCTGGCTTCCGAAGATGTTGAGGTGCTGAAGCTTTCGGCGCTGCGCGGACTGTTCTCGGCTGTGGTCGACGAACAGGTGACGTTCGTCAATGCCCCGGCACTGGCCAAGGATCGTGGCGTGGCCGCCGACATTTCCACTGCCACGGAGAGCCCGAACCACCGCAGTGTGGTCGACGTGCGCGCGGTGTACGCCGACGGTAGTTCGTTCAACGTGGCGGGCACGCTGTCGGGTCCGCAGCAGGTGCAAAAGCTGGTGCAGATCAACGGGCGCAACTTCGATCTGCGCGCCGAGGGTTTCAACCTGGTGGTCAACTACTCCGATCAGCCCGGCGCGCTGGGCAAAATCGGCACTGAGCTCGGCAAAGCAGATGTCAACATCCTGGCCGCCCAGCTGTCCCAGGACGCCGGCGGTGAGAGCGCGACGATCATCCTGCGCCTGGACACCGATGTCCCCGAAAACGTGCGCGTCGCGATCGCCGAGGCGGTCGGTGCCACCACACTGGAAGTGGTTGACCTCTCATGA
- a CDS encoding phytoene desaturase family protein: protein MDVTVVGSGPNGLAAAIICARAGLKVRVVEGQPTFGGGARTAADPDFPDIRHDMCSAVHPMAIASPFFAEFDLAARGVELAVPGISYANPLPNRPAAIAYHSLDRTCAELDDGRSYRRLFGPLVEHSDGVLGFFLGDKRSLPPDLPTTVRAGLRVLAQGSPAWGMLRGDDARALFTGVGTHAISTMPSPVNSGAGIMLGTVAHTAGWPVPVGGSQAIVDAMLADLRAHGGELVVGEPVTSPPPGVVIYDTAPTALLDIYGSSLPDGYAQSLRRYRFGPGVCKVDFVLSGEIPWRDPRLATSPTVHMGGTRAQMAYSEKEIAAGRHPAWPMTLAALAHVCDPSRIDSAGRRPLWTYAHVPAHSTEDLTETIIGLFEKAAPGFRDLVLASRCVTAAQMSKHNANYVGGDIIVGGATLFAAMVGPTLRWNPWSTPIPQAYLCSAATPPGTAVHGMCGYYAARTVLKREFGLPLPTLAP, encoded by the coding sequence GTGGACGTGACCGTCGTCGGCAGTGGTCCCAATGGGTTGGCGGCTGCCATCATCTGCGCCCGAGCCGGTTTGAAGGTGCGCGTCGTGGAGGGTCAGCCGACCTTCGGCGGTGGGGCCCGCACCGCGGCCGATCCGGACTTCCCCGATATCCGCCACGACATGTGCTCGGCGGTGCACCCGATGGCGATCGCCTCGCCGTTCTTCGCAGAGTTCGACCTGGCGGCGCGCGGGGTGGAGTTGGCGGTCCCGGGGATCTCCTACGCTAATCCGCTGCCGAACCGGCCGGCCGCGATCGCCTACCATTCGCTGGACCGCACGTGCGCCGAGCTAGACGACGGCCGCTCCTACCGCCGGCTGTTCGGTCCGCTCGTCGAGCATTCCGATGGCGTGCTCGGATTCTTCCTCGGCGACAAACGTTCGCTGCCGCCCGATCTGCCCACCACCGTGCGCGCCGGTCTTCGGGTGCTCGCCCAGGGCAGCCCGGCATGGGGCATGCTGCGCGGCGACGATGCTCGCGCTTTGTTCACCGGCGTTGGCACACATGCGATTTCGACCATGCCGTCACCGGTGAACAGCGGCGCTGGCATCATGCTCGGTACGGTGGCGCACACCGCGGGCTGGCCGGTGCCGGTCGGCGGCAGCCAGGCAATCGTCGACGCCATGCTCGCCGATCTGCGGGCCCATGGCGGCGAATTGGTCGTCGGCGAGCCGGTGACCTCCCCTCCCCCTGGGGTGGTGATCTACGACACCGCACCGACGGCACTGCTCGACATCTACGGCTCGTCGTTACCGGACGGGTACGCACAGTCGTTGCGGCGCTACCGGTTTGGCCCGGGTGTGTGCAAGGTGGATTTCGTTCTTTCTGGCGAGATTCCGTGGCGCGACCCGCGGCTGGCGACGTCGCCCACTGTGCACATGGGTGGGACCCGAGCCCAGATGGCGTACTCCGAGAAGGAGATCGCCGCGGGCCGGCACCCCGCCTGGCCGATGACGTTGGCGGCGCTTGCGCATGTATGCGATCCGTCGCGCATCGATTCGGCGGGGCGGCGGCCGTTGTGGACCTACGCCCACGTCCCAGCCCACTCGACCGAGGACCTGACCGAAACGATCATCGGTCTGTTCGAGAAGGCCGCGCCTGGGTTCCGGGATCTGGTGCTGGCCTCGCGGTGCGTGACCGCTGCGCAGATGTCCAAGCACAACGCCAACTACGTCGGCGGGGACATCATCGTCGGCGGTGCCACACTGTTCGCCGCGATGGTCGGGCCGACCCTGCGGTGGAACCCGTGGTCCACGCCGATCCCGCAGGCGTATCTGTGCTCGGCGGCGACGCCGCCGGGAACGGCCGTGCACGGGATGTGCGGCTACTACGCCGCGCGCACGGTGCTCAAGCGCGAATTCGGGCTGCCGCTGCCGACGCTGGCCCCGTAG
- the ilvC gene encoding ketol-acid reductoisomerase encodes MFYDDDADLSIIQGRKVGVIGYGSQGHAHSLSLRDSGVQVKVGLKEGSKSREKVTEQGLEVDTPAEVAKWADVIMLLAPDTAQAEIFTNDIEPNLEAGNALFFGHGLNIHFGLIKPPANVTIGMVAPKGPGHLVRRQFVDGKGVPCLIAVEQDPTGEGQALALSYAKGIGGARAGVIKTTFKDETETDLFGEQAVLCGGTEELVKTGFDVMVEAGYAPELAYFEVLHELKLIVDLMYEGGIARMNYSVSDTAEFGGYLSGPRVIDADTKERMRAILKDIQDGTFVKELVANVEGGNTRLEKLRKENAEHPIEVTGKKLRDLMSWVDRPITETA; translated from the coding sequence ATGTTCTACGACGATGACGCCGACCTGTCGATCATTCAGGGCCGCAAGGTCGGCGTGATCGGCTACGGCAGCCAGGGCCATGCCCATTCGCTGAGCCTGCGCGACTCCGGTGTGCAGGTGAAGGTCGGACTCAAAGAGGGTTCCAAGTCGCGCGAGAAGGTCACCGAGCAGGGCCTCGAGGTCGACACTCCGGCCGAGGTTGCCAAGTGGGCCGACGTCATCATGCTGCTGGCGCCCGATACCGCGCAGGCCGAGATCTTCACAAACGACATCGAGCCCAACCTCGAGGCCGGTAACGCGTTGTTCTTCGGACACGGCCTGAACATCCACTTCGGCCTGATCAAGCCGCCGGCCAACGTCACCATCGGCATGGTGGCCCCGAAGGGCCCCGGCCACCTGGTGCGCCGCCAGTTCGTCGACGGCAAGGGTGTGCCCTGCCTGATCGCCGTTGAGCAGGACCCGACCGGCGAGGGTCAGGCGCTGGCGCTGTCCTACGCCAAGGGCATCGGCGGCGCCCGCGCCGGCGTCATCAAGACCACCTTCAAGGACGAGACCGAGACCGACCTGTTCGGTGAGCAGGCCGTGTTGTGCGGTGGCACTGAGGAACTCGTCAAGACCGGCTTCGACGTCATGGTTGAGGCGGGCTACGCCCCCGAGCTGGCCTACTTCGAGGTGCTGCACGAACTCAAGCTGATCGTCGACCTGATGTACGAGGGCGGCATCGCCCGGATGAACTACTCGGTGTCCGACACCGCGGAGTTCGGCGGGTACCTGTCGGGCCCGCGGGTCATCGACGCCGACACCAAGGAGCGCATGCGCGCCATCCTCAAGGACATCCAGGACGGCACCTTCGTCAAGGAACTCGTCGCCAATGTCGAGGGCGGCAACACGCGTCTGGAGAAGCTGCGCAAGGAGAACGCCGAGCACCCGATCGAGGTCACCGGCAAGAAGCTGCGCGATCTGATGAGCTGGGTCGACCGGCCGATCACCGAGACCGCTTAG
- the ilvN gene encoding acetolactate synthase small subunit — MAGNTVTHTLSVLVEDKPGVLARVAALFSRRGFNIESLAVGATEQKNMSRMTIVVTAEETPLEQITKQLNKLINVIKIVEQDGDNFVARELALIKVRADAGTRSQVIEAVNLFRAKVIDVSTESLTVEATGTPEKLEALLRVLEPYGIREIVQSGVVALSRGPRGMTNNK; from the coding sequence ATGGCCGGCAACACTGTCACCCATACCCTTTCGGTGCTCGTCGAAGACAAGCCCGGTGTGCTGGCCCGCGTTGCGGCACTGTTCTCCCGGCGCGGCTTCAACATCGAGTCGTTGGCGGTCGGTGCCACCGAGCAGAAGAACATGTCCCGGATGACGATCGTGGTCACCGCCGAGGAGACCCCGCTCGAACAGATCACCAAGCAGCTCAACAAGCTGATCAACGTGATCAAGATCGTCGAGCAGGACGGTGACAACTTCGTGGCGCGCGAGCTGGCGCTGATCAAGGTTCGAGCCGATGCCGGCACCCGCAGCCAGGTGATCGAAGCGGTGAACCTGTTCCGCGCCAAGGTGATCGACGTGTCCACCGAGTCTCTGACCGTCGAAGCCACCGGCACTCCCGAGAAACTCGAAGCGCTGCTTCGGGTGCTCGAGCCCTACGGCATCCGCGAGATCGTGCAATCCGGTGTGGTGGCGCTGTCGCGCGGGCCGCGCGGGATGACCAACAACAAGTGA
- a CDS encoding PH domain-containing protein translates to MSSRRAPDASTAKPVVIRMSPMAHFASGFLALCLLVMITMFPTWGAACMVLPVVASIAIVRFRTVADRDTVTARTLLSSRTVRWDEVDGLRFERSAWARAQLRDGSQMLLPAVTFALLPLLAEASGGRVPNPYK, encoded by the coding sequence ATGTCCTCGCGTCGCGCACCTGATGCGTCCACCGCCAAGCCCGTCGTGATCCGGATGTCGCCGATGGCGCACTTCGCCTCGGGATTTCTCGCGCTGTGCCTGCTGGTGATGATCACGATGTTCCCCACCTGGGGTGCGGCGTGCATGGTGCTCCCCGTTGTGGCGTCGATCGCGATCGTGCGGTTTCGCACAGTGGCCGACCGCGACACCGTGACCGCGCGCACCTTGTTGAGCAGTCGCACGGTGCGCTGGGACGAGGTCGACGGTCTGCGCTTCGAACGCAGCGCATGGGCGCGGGCGCAACTGCGCGACGGGTCGCAGATGCTGCTGCCCGCGGTCACGTTCGCGTTACTACCGCTGCTGGCTGAGGCCAGCGGCGGACGGGTGCCGAACCCCTACAAATAG
- a CDS encoding DoxX family protein produces the protein MTSQGPEPHWQRPDDSSGRPASAQLVDPEDDLPSATYGGDFETTTIPHYGSGLPGSAPSTGYGLLHDPEPLPYVQPHIDPTPSLATPMEIEPIDAEERAKAAGRRGTQDLGLLLLRIVIGAIFIGHGLQKAFGWWGGQGLNGFKAALADAGYQNAGVLMYVGAGAQILVGVLLILGLFAPLAAAGGVAYLVNSLLTIVAAQRQDGYLAVFGPDGFEYLLVLIVATSAVILVGPGRYGFDGGRGWARRPFIGSFIALLLGIGGGVAAWFFLHGNNPLA, from the coding sequence GTGACGAGTCAAGGCCCCGAACCGCACTGGCAGCGTCCCGACGACTCCTCGGGTCGACCGGCGTCGGCCCAGCTGGTCGACCCGGAAGACGATCTGCCCTCGGCCACCTACGGTGGCGATTTCGAGACCACGACGATTCCCCATTACGGCTCCGGACTGCCCGGGTCCGCGCCGTCGACGGGCTACGGACTGTTGCACGATCCTGAGCCGTTGCCCTACGTCCAACCCCATATCGATCCGACTCCGTCGCTGGCCACTCCGATGGAGATCGAGCCGATCGACGCGGAGGAACGCGCAAAGGCCGCCGGCCGGCGGGGCACCCAGGACCTGGGTCTGCTGTTGTTGCGGATCGTGATCGGTGCGATCTTCATCGGCCACGGACTGCAAAAGGCGTTCGGTTGGTGGGGCGGGCAGGGCCTGAACGGCTTCAAGGCCGCGCTGGCCGACGCCGGATACCAGAATGCCGGCGTGCTGATGTACGTCGGCGCCGGTGCCCAGATCCTGGTGGGTGTCCTGCTGATCCTCGGACTGTTCGCCCCGCTGGCCGCTGCCGGTGGTGTGGCCTATCTGGTCAACAGCTTGCTGACGATCGTCGCCGCTCAACGCCAGGACGGTTATCTAGCGGTCTTCGGTCCGGACGGCTTCGAGTACCTGCTGGTGCTGATCGTCGCGACGTCCGCGGTCATCCTGGTCGGGCCGGGCCGCTACGGATTCGACGGCGGACGTGGCTGGGCCCGCCGACCGTTCATCGGCTCGTTCATCGCACTGCTGCTCGGGATCGGCGGCGGTGTCGCGGCGTGGTTCTTCCTACACGGCAACAACCCGCTGGCGTGA
- a CDS encoding PQQ-dependent sugar dehydrogenase, which yields MQVRRSVRGVLAVFVATTVVAATSAGCARFNNDISQPFTTAPERGPGPSSPPPPPPLPPKPFPKACPAPGVMQGCLESTSGLIMGPDSKTALVAERTTGTVKDVSVSAEPKIHTVIPVDPSGDGGLMDIVLSPTYSQDRLMYAYISTPTDNEVIRIADGDIPKPILTGIPKGANGNSGSMIFTSPTTLVVQTGDAGNPALAADPKSLAGKVIRLEQPTTVHPAPPTTALSGMGPAGGMCIDPTDKSLFITDRSPAGDRLQRTSPDGKTTTVWTWPDKPGVAGCAALDGTVLVNLVNAKQTVAVRLAQGTGAVTGQPEVVRQDTHGHAWALQVAPDGNIWGATVNRTAGDAEKLDDVVFPLFPQGGGFPRSNADNT from the coding sequence ATGCAGGTACGCCGGTCGGTCCGTGGGGTGCTGGCCGTGTTCGTCGCAACGACGGTCGTGGCAGCTACGTCCGCGGGTTGCGCGAGGTTCAACAACGACATTTCGCAACCCTTCACCACCGCCCCGGAACGGGGACCCGGACCCAGCTCGCCGCCGCCCCCGCCGCCGCTGCCGCCCAAGCCGTTTCCCAAGGCCTGCCCCGCGCCGGGCGTGATGCAAGGGTGCCTGGAGAGCACCAGTGGGCTGATCATGGGCCCCGATAGCAAGACGGCCTTGGTGGCCGAGCGGACCACCGGCACCGTCAAGGACGTGTCGGTCAGCGCCGAGCCGAAGATCCACACCGTCATCCCGGTCGACCCGAGCGGTGACGGCGGACTGATGGACATCGTGCTGTCGCCCACCTACTCCCAGGACCGTCTGATGTACGCCTACATCAGCACGCCCACCGACAATGAGGTGATCCGGATCGCCGACGGCGATATCCCCAAGCCGATCCTGACCGGAATCCCCAAGGGCGCCAACGGGAATTCCGGCTCGATGATCTTCACCAGCCCCACCACCCTGGTCGTGCAGACCGGTGACGCGGGCAATCCGGCACTGGCGGCAGATCCGAAGTCTCTGGCGGGCAAGGTCATCCGACTCGAGCAACCCACGACGGTGCACCCGGCGCCGCCGACGACCGCGCTGTCGGGGATGGGCCCCGCCGGCGGTATGTGCATCGATCCGACCGACAAGTCGCTGTTCATCACCGACCGCAGCCCCGCCGGCGATCGCCTGCAGCGCACCTCGCCGGACGGCAAGACCACGACGGTGTGGACGTGGCCGGACAAGCCGGGCGTTGCGGGGTGCGCGGCGCTGGACGGCACGGTGCTGGTGAATCTGGTCAATGCCAAGCAAACCGTGGCGGTTCGGCTCGCCCAGGGCACCGGTGCGGTGACCGGCCAGCCTGAGGTGGTGCGCCAAGATACGCACGGCCACGCCTGGGCACTACAAGTGGCGCCGGACGGAAACATCTGGGGTGCAACTGTCAACCGCACTGCCGGCGATGCCGAGAAGCTGGACGACGTGGTGTTCCCACTCTTCCCGCAGGGCGGCGGCTTCCCCCGCAGCAACGCCGACAATACCTAG
- a CDS encoding response regulator — MTVRVVLVDDHEMVIEGLKAMLAPFSARVDVVGAAIGAEKAMAVIAELNPDIVLCDVRMQGASGLDLCREMRERDPGRKVILLSVYDDEQYLFQAMRVGASGYLLKGISSDELVRQLEGVHAGSTAIDAGLAARAAETAARLQSDQFWPGARHGLTQRESEILSLVVTGLSNRGIAAKLVIGEETVKTHLSSIYRKLGVNDRTSAAATALREGIFR, encoded by the coding sequence ATGACGGTGCGGGTGGTGCTGGTCGATGACCACGAAATGGTCATCGAGGGCCTCAAGGCCATGCTCGCGCCGTTCTCCGCGCGGGTCGACGTGGTGGGCGCTGCGATCGGGGCCGAGAAGGCCATGGCGGTGATCGCCGAACTGAACCCCGACATCGTGTTGTGCGATGTGCGGATGCAGGGCGCCAGCGGGCTCGACCTCTGCCGGGAGATGCGTGAACGCGACCCCGGCCGCAAGGTCATCCTGTTGTCGGTCTACGACGACGAGCAGTACCTGTTCCAAGCCATGCGGGTCGGCGCGTCCGGATACCTCCTCAAAGGCATCAGCAGTGACGAGCTGGTCCGGCAGCTCGAAGGGGTGCACGCCGGCTCCACGGCTATCGACGCCGGCCTGGCCGCGCGCGCTGCGGAGACCGCAGCCCGCCTGCAGAGCGACCAATTCTGGCCGGGTGCCCGGCACGGGCTCACCCAGCGGGAGAGCGAGATCCTGTCGCTGGTGGTGACCGGGCTGTCCAATCGGGGTATCGCCGCCAAACTGGTGATCGGCGAAGAGACGGTGAAAACTCACCTCAGCTCGATCTATCGCAAACTGGGTGTCAACGACCGTACGAGTGCAGCCGCAACCGCCCTGCGGGAAGGCATTTTTCGATGA
- a CDS encoding HAD family hydrolase, with protein MTLDTISRNQSFWWDRARCAHADVPALEAVIFDLDTPLAATERAAHMFRDLVWSLHCGDIRVGITAAGSRDRIEPLVRDLIGDGVVEVMITGDDVVRPKPDPEVYHRALYALGVAVDAAMAVEHSTAGFHTARSAGLATIVVTTLGTSNLDFAGAAAVMDRYDCDEPLSAGRCRRLHEQWWIDRSRLSA; from the coding sequence ATGACCCTGGACACGATCAGCCGGAACCAGTCCTTCTGGTGGGATCGAGCACGTTGCGCCCACGCCGACGTGCCCGCACTCGAGGCCGTCATCTTCGACCTCGACACCCCGCTGGCGGCCACCGAGCGCGCTGCCCACATGTTCCGGGACCTGGTCTGGAGCCTGCATTGCGGCGATATCCGGGTCGGCATCACCGCCGCCGGGTCACGGGATCGGATCGAGCCGTTGGTGCGGGACCTGATCGGGGACGGTGTTGTCGAGGTGATGATCACCGGCGACGACGTGGTGCGGCCCAAACCCGATCCCGAGGTGTACCACCGGGCGCTGTATGCGCTCGGGGTGGCCGTCGACGCTGCGATGGCCGTCGAACATTCGACGGCCGGCTTTCACACTGCGCGATCGGCCGGGCTGGCGACCATAGTCGTCACCACGCTGGGCACCAGCAACCTGGATTTCGCCGGCGCCGCCGCGGTCATGGACCGCTACGACTGCGACGAGCCGCTATCCGCAGGGCGCTGTCGCCGACTCCACGAACAGTGGTGGATCGACCGTTCGCGCCTGAGCGCTTAG